The following proteins come from a genomic window of Ficedula albicollis isolate OC2 unplaced genomic scaffold, FicAlb1.5 N00310, whole genome shotgun sequence:
- the LOC101818158 gene encoding maestro heat-like repeat-containing protein family member 9, whose translation MEHPWRLALLLQLICKLLKNIRQEGTSTGVIAYSDIFKQKITVSLLDILVKNGVSSPDQVPAMVRFIHQWLMANESDEHRVERILLDLTEAQPTDVVMTLLRVAPSCDRAAMTMWTTIMSSLKIAVEVQQILLDVLGSWPEHSTCTSDGDTTRVFALAATVVMWKILQVPFVPYIVISFFPRLFVHLLFQVFFSTLDTPEEVDEFNARGGG comes from the exons ATGGAACATCCATGGCGTCTTGCCCTTCTCCTACAGCTGATCTGCAAATTGCTCAAGAATATTCGGCAGGAAGGGACCAGCACTGGGGTCATAGCATACTCAGACATCTTCAAACAGAAGATCACTGTGTCCCTGCTAGATATACTTGTGAAGAACGGTGTTTCTAGTCCAGATCAG GTGCCTGCCATGGTGAGGTTCATCCACCAGTGGCTCATGGCCAATGAGTCTGATGAGCACAGGGTGGAGAGGATCCTGCTGGATCTCACCGAGGCACAGCCCACTGATGTGGTGATGACTCTCCTGCGTGTGGCCCCATCGTGTGACAG agctgctATGACCATGTGGACAACGATCATGTCCTCACTCAAGATTGCAGTGGAGGTGCAGCAAATACtcctggatgtgctggggagCTGGCCAGAGCACAGCACGTGCACCTCCGATGGGGACACAACGAGAGTCTTTGCCCTGGCT GCAACTGTGGTGATGTGGAAGATCCTCCAGGTGCCCTTTGTCCCATATATAGTGATATCGTTTTTCCCCCGCCTATTTGTGCACCTGCTCTTCCAAGTGTTCTTCAGCACTTTGGATACACCAGAGGAGGTCGATGAATTCAATGCCAGAGGAGGTGGATAA
- the SPP2 gene encoding secreted phosphoprotein 24 produces the protein MKILIFVLTLSVFSCSGFPVYDYALPVAEEALNASIARINSQSWSRNLYGVVRSRVMGVDTWDSDTYALDLRFSIRETVCTKASGRDPFTCDFRTGPFVPTASCRSVVEVSGELIANITVRCHRSTFSSESMSSEEMMHVPIMTPDRRGSTHREDDVFAPEAFPSRGRGSSRGDWNKPSYLSPNKME, from the exons ATGAAGATCTTAATTTTTGTCCTCACACTGAGCGTTTTCTCATGTTCAG GGTTTCCAGTGTACGACTATGCCCTCCCTGTCGCAGAAGAGGCTCTCAATGCTTCCATTGCACGGATCAATTCCCAGTCATGGAGCAGAAACCTGTATGGCGTTGTCAGGAGCCGAGTCATGGGA GTGGACACGTGGGACAGCGATACTTATGCATTAGATCTGCGGTTCAGCATCCGTGAGACCGTGTGCACCAAAGCTTCGGGGAGAGACCCCTTCACCTGTGACTTCAGAACTGGGCCTTTCGTG CCcactgcttcctgcaggagTGTTGTGGAAGTCTCCGGGGAGCTGATTGCCAACATCACCGTGCGGTGCCACCGCAGCACCTTCAGCTCTGAGTCCATGAGCAGTGAGGAG ATGATGCACGTGCCGATAATGACCCCGGACAGGCGAGGCAGCACTCACAGGGAAG ATGATGTCTTTGCTCCTGAAGCCTTCCCTTCAaggggaagaggcagcagcCGTGGAGACTGGAACAAACCCAGCTACCTCAGCCCTAACAAGATGGAGTAA